In Verrucomicrobiota bacterium, a single genomic region encodes these proteins:
- a CDS encoding LysM peptidoglycan-binding domain-containing protein, with product MRKKLAWVVFAVLWAGGISQTVSGQANTPERQEAEERYRRLSSTLEDVLNTQMLLQKKINVLTDELRALREESMKPNTSYAAKEDLRRLALQVQDIDQKREADRRLILEEIQKLAKTPVVVPPPVTPTHVKAVDRGEDRSTDKPRIEKGYYHVVEKDQNLSLILQAYRQKGIKVTRKMVEEANPSMNPNRLLEGQKIFIPDPNK from the coding sequence ATGAGAAAAAAGCTTGCGTGGGTTGTGTTCGCGGTGCTGTGGGCGGGAGGCATTTCCCAGACCGTGTCGGGCCAGGCGAACACGCCCGAACGACAGGAAGCGGAGGAACGTTACCGGCGGTTGTCGAGCACGTTGGAAGACGTGTTGAACACCCAGATGCTCTTGCAGAAAAAGATCAACGTGTTGACCGATGAACTGCGCGCTCTGCGCGAGGAGTCCATGAAGCCCAACACGAGCTACGCGGCGAAGGAGGATTTGCGGCGATTGGCGCTGCAAGTGCAGGACATCGACCAGAAACGGGAGGCGGACCGCCGGTTGATTCTGGAGGAGATTCAAAAACTGGCCAAGACGCCGGTGGTGGTTCCCCCGCCGGTCACGCCCACACACGTCAAGGCGGTGGATCGAGGGGAGGACAGGAGCACGGACAAACCACGGATTGAAAAAGGCTACTATCATGTGGTCGAGAAAGATCAGAACTTGTCGCTGATCCTGCAAGCCTACCGCCAGAAAGGAATCAAAGTGACGAGGAAGATGGTGGAGGAAGCCAATCCAAGCATGAATCCGAACCGGTTGCTTGAAGGGCAAAAGATTTTCATCCCCGATCCGAACAAATAG
- a CDS encoding RDD family protein yields the protein MVYAYKIIGGDGKEYGPVAFEELQSWIQEGRVASNTMVWRDDRAAWQAAAKWEEVAALLSPLTPPPPAPSTQAELEPVGFWARLGAYLIDVLLLAATMALFTWPWRQDIAAVHKALESALTQADLSTLMDAMLKSLVLLTVQMTVHFLYFTGLNGWLGATVGKLILGARIVRLDGGPLGFNQAALRYVCETVCYLSFFVGYILIGIREDKRGLHDLLARTKVVFKR from the coding sequence ATGGTTTACGCCTATAAGATCATCGGTGGCGACGGCAAGGAATACGGCCCCGTCGCCTTCGAGGAATTGCAAAGCTGGATTCAGGAGGGACGCGTGGCCTCCAACACCATGGTCTGGCGCGATGACCGCGCCGCCTGGCAAGCGGCCGCGAAATGGGAGGAAGTGGCCGCTCTCCTCAGCCCCTTGACGCCCCCCCCGCCTGCTCCTTCAACGCAAGCGGAACTGGAGCCTGTCGGGTTCTGGGCGCGCCTGGGAGCCTACCTCATCGACGTGCTCCTCCTCGCCGCGACCATGGCCTTGTTCACCTGGCCCTGGCGGCAGGACATCGCCGCGGTTCACAAGGCCCTGGAAAGTGCGCTGACCCAAGCCGACCTCTCCACCCTCATGGACGCGATGCTGAAATCGCTGGTGCTGCTCACCGTGCAGATGACCGTCCACTTTCTCTATTTCACCGGCCTGAACGGATGGCTGGGCGCCACGGTCGGCAAGCTTATTCTGGGCGCGCGGATCGTGCGGCTGGATGGCGGGCCGCTCGGATTCAACCAGGCAGCACTCCGCTACGTGTGCGAAACGGTTTGTTACCTTAGTTTCTTTGTCGGATACATCCTCATCGGAATACGCGAGGACAAGCGTGGACTGCACGACCTGCTCGCGCGAACGAAAGTCGTTTTCAAACGGTAG